The stretch of DNA ATAAAACCATATTGACGCCATTTTTGGCTTCGTTTTCAAGATTGAAACCTAGAACCTCATCGATATATTGGTGTCTGCAATATTCCATGTAAAAGGGATAATACAAGCCATCCATAATTCCCTGTACATCAATATGCTCCTCTTTAGCTACATATTCTTTTGAGTATTTCATAATATTAATTCTGTATTGAGTTTGAGTAGATAAAGCTAATTATTAATTGTATTAAATCAAAATCAAATCAATCTCTTCTAGGATTATATATGATAAAATCCAACATCTATGTGATATTGGACTTTATATTTTAATTGTAAATTAATATGTTATTTGTAGACAAACTGTCAATCATTAATCAGGAGTTTTTTTTAACTACATTAATCATATGATCGATATCAAACGGTTTTTCGATATAGTCATCTGCCATGCATTCTTTTGCTTTCTCCGGTAAATCATGTGACGTGGAAGTAAGTACAGCAGAAACGTCTTCTGTCTGAGGATCAGTCTTTAATTCTTCAATAACTTTTGCCCCTTTCTTGTCTCCCTTGATGTTATCATCGACAATAACAACATCGGGGTCAATCTCGTCGATTTTTTCAATTGGTTCGGTTGTTAAAGACGCAGTGACATCAAATCCTTCATCTTCTAGTACTTCATCCATTATATCCAGGATCTCTTCATTATCCTGGATAAGGACAACCTTTTTTTTCATATGTTTTTTAATAAGTTATATAAATATAAGAAAACTTTATGAAGTATGGTATATATTTTTAATACTTATAATTGTTATTTAAATAATTGGTAATCAGTGTTTTGTTGTGTATTTTTTTATTGGATTATTTTTATCAGACGAGTGATCTAGCGCCAATTTTTCTTAATAAAAAATCTAAATAATTTTAATCTAATCTCTATATATTTGTACGGGGCAGCCCTCAAAAACTAATTCCTGAAAAAATAATAAACTAAAAGAATAAAGAATGGATAAAATGAATGTCTTAATTATTGTGACAGCAATCTCCTTATTCATTTCATTGTTTCTTGCATTTTTCCTGCTTACGGTTAAAACAAAACATAAGACCAGTAACGTTCTTTTTGCTGTTTTTCTTATCATCACTGCAATGGATATAAGTGATCCATTATTGAGCCTGATAATTAACCGGCCCTCGAATCTGGGAATGCTGAAAAATACTTTGGCCTTTCTGCAAATTCCTGTTTTTTATCTCTATGTATTGTCGGTTTGCTATTCTGACTTTAAGTTTAAACCAAAATATATCATACATCTGCTTCCGTTTTTAATAGCGAATATAATTTTGATACCTCGCTTTTACACAGTGGATATTGCTTCTAAAATTGACTTTATTATGAATCGTCAAACCAGAATAGAGCTGCAGTTCAATCACGTTCTTTTTCATATGCAGGTGCTTATCTATTTTGTTGCCATTTTTATGCTGTTGAGGAAATCAAAGAAATTGTATCTTGAAAACAACGCAGGAACAAGTATTCATTCTTATCATTGGTTATTTCAATTTACCGTAGTACTGACTGTTTTATATCTGATTGCCATTCTCAAAAATATATTCAAGTTTTCGGACTATCCATATATCTCGGAATGGATAAAAATTGGAATCCTGGTACTTCAGCTGTTTATTGTTTGCTGGTATTTATTTAAAGCGCTAAATAATCCAGATTTATTCAGAAATATCGATTCAAAATTAAAACTCGTTTCGGATATTATTTTAGAAGAAAAGGAGAACGAACCTGAAGTGGTCAATGAAAAAGAATATAATGAAGAACTATTGAAGTTAAAGAATTACATGATAAGTGAAAAGCCCTTTCTTAATCCTTCTTTAACGATCCAGGATATTTCTAAGGATATTGAGATCCCGGTTCGGGATTTATCACTTTTAATCAATCATCAGCTAGGGCAGCATTTTTTTGATTTTATCAATACATACCGTATCGAAAGTGCGATGGCTATTTTAAAGGATACTGAAAAAAACAAAGTAACTGTTCTTGAAATTCTATATGAGGTTGGTTTTAATTCTAAATCTTCCTTTAATACTGCATTTAAAAAACATACCGGGATTACTCCGACAGAATATCGTAAAGCGTTGTAATGTAGTGTTTTGTGAAAAGTCGTATGTTTGTAATCTGTACATCGTACGCTATATTTTGCTGAAATGCGTTCGACTTTTTTTATTCGGTCGCGGGAGGACTATTTCTTTTACACATTTGTATCAACATCATCTACTAACGTAAATACGATACAATGAAAAACGCATTAAAAATTTTAACGGTACTATTAATAAGCAATTGTGCCTTTGGACAGGAAATTTCCAGCAGAATGGATTCCATTATTAAAACTAAACATGAAAAAAATCCGGACGTCGGAATCAGTGTTGGTTACATCCACAATAATGAAGAGTATTATACAGCCTATGGGAAGCTGAGCAAAGAAAGCTCAATCAATATTGACAAAAATTCCATATTTGAAATTGCTTCTATTACTAAAATCCTGACTTCAAATTTAATAGCACAGGCAGTGATTGAGCATAAAATAAATACAGATGATTATATAGATAATTATCTTCCTAAAGGATATGTATTACAAAACAGTCTTAAAAAGAAAATAAAAATATCAGATTTAGCTTCTCACCAATCCGGATTACCTGATATAGATTTTGGAAAATTGATAGAGCTGAATCCACAGCAACCGGTAAGCAATGTAACTGAAAAAACATTGACTGCCATTGTCAATAATTGTACTGAATTAATCGACTACGGAAAATACCGGTATTCAAGTATCGGTTATACTTTACTGGGACAAATTTTAGAAAAAATATATGGGAAGAGTTATAATAAAATTCTTCACGAAAAAATTCTGTCTCCATCGAAAATGACGAACACATTGACAAAAGATTTTAATGTGAAAAACATAACAACAGGTTACAATCCTAATGGTGGTATTCAGGAATTTTTTGAATGGAATATAACAGCATCTGCAGGGCTGGTGAAGTCCAATGCTTCTGATATGATTACCTATTTGAAATCGGTTTTGGCCAAAGACAATGCCATATCCCAGGCTGCTGTAGTCACTGAAAAAATCTACTACAAAGACAACAACAGGGAGATGGGTCTTGGAATCAATATCCTGACAGATGATCAAAATACAATTTATGTAAAATCAGGTGACTCTATGGGAGAATCTTCAATTATATGTTACAATAGAGTTAAGAACTGGGGAGTTATTATTCTTTTGAATCAGAGGAACTCTAAAATGAGACAGGATTTATTAAATGAAATCTATGATACTTTATTAAAATAGATCTTTCCAGAATATGCTCTGGTAATTATAAATCCCCCTTATTACAGGAGGATTTATTTTGTATTCAGTTTCGTTAAAAGAAATCTATATGACTCTAAAAACGGAAAAATGATCCGTTTGAACTAAGTCTTAATTACGGAAGAATTGACCGATATCTGCGGAATCAAACGTAAAAGCTGCTTGATTTTCAGATTTATCTATTTTTTTGTTAATCGTCAATGCCCATAGAACCAATTCTTTACAGAAATTTTGATCCTCTGCACTTAATCCGGAAGTATTTTCTTCAACTACAGCTACTAAAGGAGGAATGCTGTTGAGCTTTCCATAATATTCCTTATCAGTATCCATATAATTGAGCTCCAGATGGTTTTTATTAAACCATTTGATTAAGTCGGTATACGGTGTTTTGATGCCTTCTTTTTCCAACTTAGAAATACGAGGAAACAGGCTTTCAAATTGAACCATAACGGCTTTATCAATTAATATCTTTGCAACATAATCTGCACCTTCCTGTTCACCTTCATACACAAGTTCGATTTTTCCTGTAATAGACGGAATAATTGACATGAAGTCAAGTAATCGAACTGTCATTTTTTTAGCATCTGATTCGATCAAACGTAATTTTGCGGCGGCAACCAGATTTTCCATCGCACTGATGGTAAGACGGGCACTGACACCGCTTTTTGCATCCACATATTCACTATCGCGTGCTGCAAAAGCGACTTCCTCTAAAAGATCTTTTGCCAGCCCCGGAATTTGTATTCTTGATTGATCTTCAGCTGAAACTCTGGCTTCCTGCTCTGTAATCTGGCGGGCAAGGGCAATCGTTTGAGGATAGTGCGTGAAAATCTGTGATCCGATTCTATCCTTTAAAGGAGTTACGATACTTCCGCGATTGGTATAATCTTCCGGATTGGCTGTGAATACAAACTGGATATCAAGCGGCATTCGCAGCTGAAAACCACGAATCTGAATATCACCTTCCTGTAGAATATTAAACAGAGATACTTGAATCCTGGCTTGTAAATCGGGCAATTCGTTTAAGACAAATATAGAACGGTTAGCACGGGGAATCATTCCGTAATGCAAAACACGTTCATCGGAATAAGGCAGCTTTAAAGTGGCTGCTTTGATCGGATCTATATCCCCAATCAAATCGGCAACATTCACATCCGGTGTTGCCAGCTTTTCAAAGAATCGGTTGGAGCGGTGTACCCATGCAATTGGAGTATCATCGCCATGTTCAGCAATAAGATCTCTGGCAAATTTTGAGATAGGATGAAATGGGCTGTCATTGATTTCTGATCCCTTTACAATAGGCATATATTCGTCAAGAAGATCAACCATGCTTCTCGCAATCCTAGTTTTTGCCTGTCCGCGTAAGCCCAGAAGATTGATATGGTGACCGGCAAGAATTGCCTTTTTCAATTGGGGAATTACCGTATCTTCATAACCTAATAGTCCTTCAAATACGGGTTCTTTAGCTTTAATTCGTGCAATTAAATTGGCCTGGATTTCTTCATTAATCGTTTTATCAGTGTATCCGGATTTTTTTAACTCTTTGAATGTAATATCGTTTTTCATTTTTCTTTTAAGTAATAATAATTATTGAATAAGACCGTAATCTTAACACTTTAACTGTAATTTTGGCATCTGGCATCTAACTTATATTCTCTTTATCCTGTTTTTTTCATAATCTTCAAAAATCATTTGTCCCAATCCAGACAACCCTGTCAGAAAGGCTTTCCCTTTATTTTGTGCGGTAAATGCTTCTACAAACTGGCGTAGGTAAGGATCCTGGGCAATCATAAATGTGGTAATGGGAATTTTCAACTTTCTGGCTTGTGCTGCCCTGTTGAGGCACTGGGAAACAATCATTTCATCCAGACCGTTACTGTTCATGTAAAATTCTCCGGTAGGTAACTGGATACAGCTTGGTTTTCCATCGGTAATCATAAAGATCTGTTTGTTGGTATTCCTTTTTCTGCGCAGAATATCCATAGCCAGTTCCAGACCTGCAACAGTGTTGGTGTGATAAGGGCCTACCTTCAGGTAGGGAAGGTCTTTTACTTTTATTGGCCACGCTTCATTTCCAAAAACGATAATGTCGATCGAATCTTTGGGGTATTTTCTGTTAATGAGTTCCACTAACGCCATGGCTACTTTTTTAGCAGGCGTAATCCGGTCTTCCCCATATAAAATCATGGAATGGCTAATGTCGATCATAAGGACAGTACTCATTTGAGCTTTATGCTTGGTTTCCTCTACAATGAGATCATCTTCCGTGAGACGTAAATCTGCAATTCCATTATTGATCTGTGCATTTTTTAAGCTTTCGGTCATGTTTACCAGAGATAAGTCATCTCCATATTGATAGGAACGATTTTCACCATCCCGCTCATCACCGACTCCTGTTTTTGTTGTACGATGGTTTCCTACACCACTTTTTTTCAGCTTTCCAAAAATCTGATCTAGGGCATACTCCCGTAAAGCGGCTTCCAATTTAGCGGTCAGTATATTTTTGCCTTTTCCGGATCCGGTATTGCCTTCTTCGGTATCATCCTCCTTCTTAATATATCCCCGTTTTCTTAAATCTTCTTCAAAATCCTCAAGGGTGTATTCATCAGTGAAAATGTCATACTCTTTATCCAGCATATCGAGCCAGTGAAAAGCTTCTTCGATATCACCGGAGGTATGGGTGAGCAGGTCTTTAAAAATGTCGAAAACCCGATCGAAATTGGATACTTCTTCCGGAATATGTTTACTGAATATAAAGCCTTTTTGAAAATTTAAATATGTATTTGTCATAAGACGCTACTGTTTTTCTATTACTTGCTTTCGTATTTTGTGTACTTTATTGAATGGCTAAGTAGTTTTTTTGTATTGAATTCTAGTGAAATTGTTCTCGCAATATTCTGTATTTTTTACTGTGTTTAAAACAAACAAGTTACGAAATATCATAAAAGGAGTATGCAATGCAAAATAGAAAATACTAATGATTGTGATATGAAATGAGCATATAGTGTTCATTGAAATTCTAATTGGTTATTATTGTTTTTCGTGACTTCTGAAACTGCGATATAATCAGGCTTTGTAAGCGTAAGTGAAAATTAATTACATTATTTTTTCTTTTGCAAAATTCTGAACATTATCTTTGCAGCTATTAAAGAAAAATTGATGATGAAAAAAATAATATTTCTCGCTTCCGCTGTTTTAGTACTCAATTCTTGTGTGGTATCTACTGCTGCAAAGGTAGTAAAGGGTGCTGTAAACGTAAGTTACAAGGCGGTAAAAGGAACCGTGAATGGAATTAGCTGGGCAGTAAGCAAAGCCAAGGGAAAAATTGATGAAGATCGTTTAGATGGGACCTGGAGAGTGGTGGGTGCTTACCGTGGCTCTTTTGAAGATTTTACAAAAGATCAGAACCCTGAAAGCTCTTTTACTTCAGACTGTACAGATGGTTTCGATCAGATTGTTTTCAAAGCTAAAAAATCCAAGTTCAAACCGGCACATTGCAGCTCTGGTAAGGAGGATTGGGTGAAATATTCACTGGAGTTCGGAAGAAACCCTGTAACCCAGGAGAAAGAAAATTATATTAAGTATAACTCCAATAATTATATTTCCGTTATCGATGTTAATAATAAAACAATGGTTCTGGAAGGAAATGTAATTCCTAAACTGGCTTTTTCAGGGACTAAACTTTTTCTTTTAGAAAAGGTAAAATAGAACTTGAAAAAATGGGGAATAATATCCCTGTTTTATATCTTTTCCTTATTCCAAATATTGATTAATAGATTTTATTCCACCGGCACTAGTGATGATATAGAGCTTATCTCACTGTGGTGTCTGAAAACATTGTACATGAAAAAAAATAGCTTGTTACTTTCTGCAAAAGGATTTTTTATTGCAGCTTGTCTTTCCTTCAATATGCTGGCATACGCTCAGAAAACAGCAGATATTTCAACAATTTCAGAAAAAACTTTAAATAGCATTCTGGAGAAAAACAGAACTTATTACACACAGGGGAAAGTAGCTGATTATATTCCTGAACTTGGAAAAATGGATGCCAATGCCGTTGCTTTTTCAGTAGTAGAGAACAATGGAAAAATAGTCAATGTAGGAGATGTACACAAGAAATTTACGATGCAGAGTATTTCCAAGATTATCGCATTAATGATTGCCGTAACCGAAAAAGGAGAAGCCAACGTGTTTGATAAAATGGGGTATTTTGGTACCGATCGGCCTTTTAACCATTTTTCAAATCTTGAAACTACAGGAAAACCCCTTAATCCGATGATGAATGCCGGGGCGATTCTAACGACTTCTTTAATTTCCGGAGAAGGGGAGAAGCCGTTTCTTAAAATTTTGGAGATGGTCCGGTATATCACCAAAGACCCGACTATCGATTATAGTAAATCTGTTTATGAATCCGAAAAATCCACAGGACATCGTAACCGTGGAATGTTCTATCTGATGAAGAATAACGGATTGATTTCTGGAAATGAAGACCAGCTGGATAATTATTTCAAACAATGTTCTATTGAGCTGACGACTGAAGATCTGGCTAAAATAGGATACTTCTTTGCAAACCAATGCGTCCGCTTTGACGGGGATGCTACCTATAAAAATCCGGATATTGCCAAACTGGTAGAATCACAGATGTTGATTGCCGGAATGTACGAATTCAGTGGAGAATATGCCAGAACTGTGGGATTGCCGAGCAAGTCCGGAGTGGGTGGTGGAATTACAGTAAGTGTTCCCGGAAAGATGGGGATTGGTGTTTTCAGTCCGGCATTGGACAAACACGGAAATTCATTGGTGGGTTATCGCATGATTTTAGACCTGGTAAAGCAATATAATTTAAGTGTGTTTTAGAAAGCACATTAACTTGTTTTTATTTTAAAACATAAAGAAATCAATCAATCAATATAATTAGCCACAAAATTTGTGGCTTTTTTGTTACCTATTCGATCAGTGAGGGTTAAAATAACCAGAATAGAGTTAAACGCAATGACGCAAAATCTCTAAAAGGAATGTGTTTTAAGGCGCAAAGGCGTTTCACTTAGCAAAGAGAAAAATACTTCTACTATCCATGGGATTTCTAATCTTCGATTTGAGAATGTAGCTAGAACAGCGGAGTGAAGGAATCTAAACTTAGCAGGAAAATAAAAATCTGCTAAATGAGTTTGATTGGCGAGTATAAAAAACAAGTAAAGTCTTTAATGCTGAATAGCTTTGGCTAGATTCCTCCACTTCGTTTTCGCTTCGTTACTGAAATCGAAGATTAGACGTAGTCAATGACAAATAAATTAACCACAAAAGTCACAAAAGTTTTTAAACACTTTAGTTATTTAAGTTCAATTCATAATGTATAACAAGTACACATAAGCTTTTTAAAAATCAAAGATTTTTATAAGATTTGCGAAATTCGCTTAATCTGCGAGAGCTAAATAATCATAAAAATATCTGTGTAAATCTGAGGAATATGTGGGAAAAATTAAAAGACAAAAATTTTTAAAACAGAAGATTTAAACCTTGTTCCACTCATTCAGAAACTTCTCGATACGATTTCTTCAAAATCTACTCGAAGTGACGATCTTATTAAAATTAAACGAAGAACATCTTCCACCGTGAGTTCGAGTGAAATTATTTGAAATGCAATGGAAAATAATTTTGTATCGAGAACCAGTTCTAATGAATGGTAAAAAAAATTGTGTTAAAAATAGAATTAATAAAATAAGCCAACGTCCTGTAGCAGAACGCCGGCTTACATAAAAGTTAATACATTGAAGTTGGCTTTATCCCAACCATTTATAGATAGGACCTCCTATACTTCTGGCCCAGTAAGTAAGTGAATCTCTTGTTCGGGTACCACCCATGATGGCATTTTGCAAAGCCAATTCCAATTCCTCATCAGTTACTTCATCTCTGTTTTGGGCAATAGTGGTAATGTTTTTTCTAATAATGGCATCGATATCTGAGTGTCCCTCTCTTTTAAGCTTAGAAAATAATAGCCCTATAAGGGTGAGGTTAGCGCGAGTATCATCTTGTCTTTGGTTTCTTAAGTCATTGATTTGCCGAAAAGTATCGAGGTATTGGTCAATATTTCCATCTGCATTGTCCTGTATACCGTGTATTCCACCTCCCAACAAAAAATCGGCACTACGATCTGCGGGAAGGATATAGCGTTTATAACGTTGGTATAAATCGTAAATGGATGGAAGACCTATAGTGGCAATAGCGGTACCTCCAATAGCAGCCAGCCAACCCAACAAAGTATTGGGCATATAGGCTGCAGCTGTTTCTAAAAGTTGTTTGTAATTAGGCATATGATTATAATTTTAATGATTTTCCTTTTAGGATTAATTTAAACGATCCCGGAACCGGGCGGCTCCTTCTTGTAGAATGGCACGTGCGGTTGGATTGACATGAGCTCCAAACTGGATCATGAATTCATCCCAGACGTATTCTCCACGGCCTCTTTCCCCTCGCCAGTATTGATATTCCATGACACCAAGTCTTCTGTTGTTTTCGAAAGTCCTGGGTGCCCTCATCAGCTCCTGAGCTCGTGGGGAATTAAACAGACTGCCAATTCCTTGTTCTCCAATATTTCCAAAAGTCAAATGAATCAGCCTTATAGCTATAAAAACACCAAATCCGACCTGATCGGAGGTGAAATCTCTGGCACCCAGCATGGCACCTAGTCTTCTCTCGCGATTTACCTGCTCAGGATTTGCCAGAGCCTGGTATTGTTGATAGTAATTATTTCCTAACCAGCCAACGGTGCCTAATGCTCCTGCTGTCCGGGTGGTTCTTAAAAGTAGTACATAGTATCTCATATTTTTATATAATTATAATTAAGTTGGTTGTCCTGAATTTCAGGAGTTGCATGATTATTTTTTTATTCAACGAGTTTGATAAAATCCTGAGCCGGATATACCCATTCTTTTCGCAGTGTCACAAAGTTCAGGTTTAAGGTAAAGGTGTAAAACAGGGGATACCCCCATTTTCAGAAATTGGGTGTTTACCCTTATTGGAGAATGGTAGGATAGTAATGGGATATTTAGTGTAATTTCAAGCTATGAAAAGGAGAGTTATTTCAACCGATCTTTCATCCCTGTTAGGGTCATTGAAAAAGGATGTAGTAACTACCATTTTTTTGAAAAAAGTTAGTCTGTTTTACAAAATTAATTTTTATTATTACACCTTGTAATCAAACAAATGATCAAATGTCGAAAAAAAAATTAAGTGAATGGTATGCCACGGCAATTTGTGGTAATGACATCACCTCTTCGTGCCTGTATGTTTCAGCACTGGTTATCGTAGCAGCCGGACAATATGCATGGGTAGCTCTTTTAATGGTGGCGGCGGTATTGTTCCTTTTCAGGAAAATCTATGGTGAGGTGGTAGGAGCCCTTCCTCTTAATGGGGGTGCATATAATGTCCTCCTTAATACAACAACAAAAAGTAATGCATCTATAGCTGCATGTCTTACCATACTTTCCTATAT from Chryseobacterium piperi encodes:
- the glsA gene encoding glutaminase A is translated as MKKNSLLLSAKGFFIAACLSFNMLAYAQKTADISTISEKTLNSILEKNRTYYTQGKVADYIPELGKMDANAVAFSVVENNGKIVNVGDVHKKFTMQSISKIIALMIAVTEKGEANVFDKMGYFGTDRPFNHFSNLETTGKPLNPMMNAGAILTTSLISGEGEKPFLKILEMVRYITKDPTIDYSKSVYESEKSTGHRNRGMFYLMKNNGLISGNEDQLDNYFKQCSIELTTEDLAKIGYFFANQCVRFDGDATYKNPDIAKLVESQMLIAGMYEFSGEYARTVGLPSKSGVGGGITVSVPGKMGIGVFSPALDKHGNSLVGYRMILDLVKQYNLSVF
- a CDS encoding membrane lipoprotein lipid attachment site-containing protein yields the protein MKKIIFLASAVLVLNSCVVSTAAKVVKGAVNVSYKAVKGTVNGISWAVSKAKGKIDEDRLDGTWRVVGAYRGSFEDFTKDQNPESSFTSDCTDGFDQIVFKAKKSKFKPAHCSSGKEDWVKYSLEFGRNPVTQEKENYIKYNSNNYISVIDVNNKTMVLEGNVIPKLAFSGTKLFLLEKVK
- a CDS encoding sigma 54-interacting transcriptional regulator; the encoded protein is MKNDITFKELKKSGYTDKTINEEIQANLIARIKAKEPVFEGLLGYEDTVIPQLKKAILAGHHINLLGLRGQAKTRIARSMVDLLDEYMPIVKGSEINDSPFHPISKFARDLIAEHGDDTPIAWVHRSNRFFEKLATPDVNVADLIGDIDPIKAATLKLPYSDERVLHYGMIPRANRSIFVLNELPDLQARIQVSLFNILQEGDIQIRGFQLRMPLDIQFVFTANPEDYTNRGSIVTPLKDRIGSQIFTHYPQTIALARQITEQEARVSAEDQSRIQIPGLAKDLLEEVAFAARDSEYVDAKSGVSARLTISAMENLVAAAKLRLIESDAKKMTVRLLDFMSIIPSITGKIELVYEGEQEGADYVAKILIDKAVMVQFESLFPRISKLEKEGIKTPYTDLIKWFNKNHLELNYMDTDKEYYGKLNSIPPLVAVVEENTSGLSAEDQNFCKELVLWALTINKKIDKSENQAAFTFDSADIGQFFRN
- a CDS encoding response regulator; translation: MKKKVVLIQDNEEILDIMDEVLEDEGFDVTASLTTEPIEKIDEIDPDVVIVDDNIKGDKKGAKVIEELKTDPQTEDVSAVLTSTSHDLPEKAKECMADDYIEKPFDIDHMINVVKKNS
- a CDS encoding vWA domain-containing protein, with amino-acid sequence MTNTYLNFQKGFIFSKHIPEEVSNFDRVFDIFKDLLTHTSGDIEEAFHWLDMLDKEYDIFTDEYTLEDFEEDLRKRGYIKKEDDTEEGNTGSGKGKNILTAKLEAALREYALDQIFGKLKKSGVGNHRTTKTGVGDERDGENRSYQYGDDLSLVNMTESLKNAQINNGIADLRLTEDDLIVEETKHKAQMSTVLMIDISHSMILYGEDRITPAKKVAMALVELINRKYPKDSIDIIVFGNEAWPIKVKDLPYLKVGPYHTNTVAGLELAMDILRRKRNTNKQIFMITDGKPSCIQLPTGEFYMNSNGLDEMIVSQCLNRAAQARKLKIPITTFMIAQDPYLRQFVEAFTAQNKGKAFLTGLSGLGQMIFEDYEKNRIKRI
- a CDS encoding serine hydrolase domain-containing protein gives rise to the protein MKNALKILTVLLISNCAFGQEISSRMDSIIKTKHEKNPDVGISVGYIHNNEEYYTAYGKLSKESSINIDKNSIFEIASITKILTSNLIAQAVIEHKINTDDYIDNYLPKGYVLQNSLKKKIKISDLASHQSGLPDIDFGKLIELNPQQPVSNVTEKTLTAIVNNCTELIDYGKYRYSSIGYTLLGQILEKIYGKSYNKILHEKILSPSKMTNTLTKDFNVKNITTGYNPNGGIQEFFEWNITASAGLVKSNASDMITYLKSVLAKDNAISQAAVVTEKIYYKDNNREMGLGINILTDDQNTIYVKSGDSMGESSIICYNRVKNWGVIILLNQRNSKMRQDLLNEIYDTLLK
- a CDS encoding helix-turn-helix domain-containing protein, which translates into the protein MNVLIIVTAISLFISLFLAFFLLTVKTKHKTSNVLFAVFLIITAMDISDPLLSLIINRPSNLGMLKNTLAFLQIPVFYLYVLSVCYSDFKFKPKYIIHLLPFLIANIILIPRFYTVDIASKIDFIMNRQTRIELQFNHVLFHMQVLIYFVAIFMLLRKSKKLYLENNAGTSIHSYHWLFQFTVVLTVLYLIAILKNIFKFSDYPYISEWIKIGILVLQLFIVCWYLFKALNNPDLFRNIDSKLKLVSDIILEEKENEPEVVNEKEYNEELLKLKNYMISEKPFLNPSLTIQDISKDIEIPVRDLSLLINHQLGQHFFDFINTYRIESAMAILKDTEKNKVTVLEILYEVGFNSKSSFNTAFKKHTGITPTEYRKAL